CGTCTCCGAGAAGTCCTCGGGGACTCCCACTACCGCTCCACCCCCGCCCTCCACCGTGGTTGCCAGGGCGGTGCGCGGCGCGGCGGTCGTTGTCGTTACGGTCGTAAAGCGCCCCAAATCCCCGTAGTAGCCCTGTGTGGGTGTCTGCTTCATTACTCCGAACAGAGAGCTGGTGACCTCCGCCGTCGTGCCTGTCGACGAGTCCGTGATCGTTGACAAAGTGGTTGTGGTCAAGACGACAGGTGGCGGCGCCGTAAAATTCAGACAAAGTTGGAATCCATAAACGGCATCCAGTATCTCCTCGCCCTGGGCGTACTCGGGGGTGTGACACAGGATGGAGTGTTCCCACCTCCCCTTGAAGGTGCTAAGCCAAGTGGCCAGGGAGCAGATCCCTTTGGTACATTCCCAAAGGTTGCTGGACAGCCCCACGGTACCTAGAGACCGCCACATATCCAAGACCAGAGGGTCCAGGCTGCCTAGCTTGTTGTTATCCAATAGGAGGATCTTCAGGTTGGGCAGCGTCTCGAACACGTCCGGGGTCAGCACCCGGATCTCGTTCCCCGTTAGGTCCATCTTCTCCAGCGTGGTCCAGGTCCACTCCATGTTGCAGGTCAGGTTGAAGATCTTGTTCCACTGTAGATAAAGAAACTGCAGAGCCACCAGGCGCGGGAAATGAGCCAGGTTGATCTTAGTCAGCTGGTTGTGTTCCAAGTGGAGTTCTCGGAGTTTAATGAGGCCAGCGAAGCCGTTCCGGGCCAGGCTTCGCAGCCGGTTGTTTGACAGACCCAGGTACTCCAGGCTGCGGCAGTCCCAGAAGGCCCGGACGGGGGTGGTGCGCAGCGAGTTGGAGCGCAGGTGGAGGATCTGCAGCTTGCGGAGGCCATGGAACAGCTCAGGCTCCAGCGCAGTCATCAGGTTGAAGGACAGATCCAGGATCTGTAGGTTGATGAGGTGGATGAAGGTTGTGTTTGGCAGCGTTGTGATCCGGTTGGAGCTCAGGTTGAGGTCTTTGAGTTTGTAGAGCCCCTGGAAGGCGTCCTCCTGCACCGTGGTGATCTGGTTGTGGTCCAGGTGGAGCCAGGTGAGCTGGGAGAAGCCATAGAATTGGTCCGGGCTCAGTTCAGCGACGCTGTTGTGGCGGAGTGATAACCCCAGGGCCCCCCTGTCAACGCCGTCCGGGGGCGCCTCCAGTCCTTGGGTGTCGCAGTAGAACTGCTGGTCTTCGCAGCGGCATTTCTGGGGGCAGGTTGTGCATGACGCAGGAGACGGCAGGCACAGCAGCATGctgaacacacacaggcacaatgCCGTTGGTGCAGGTCCCACCAATGGCCACCTTGAATGGAAACCTGGGGGGTTTAAAGATAATAAAATCAACCAATGGGAGGGAAAGCTAATCTCTGCAGTACACATACTGCTGATCTGTGGTGGTAACACTtttattgccctctctctctcgcttctctctcgctttctctctctctcgcttctcttctctctctctccgctttctctttctctctctctctctctctcgctttctctttctctctcctcgctttctctttctctctctctcgctttctctttctctctctctcgctttctctctctctctctctctcgctttctcgctttctctctctctctcgctttctctctcgctttctctctcgctttctctctcgcttctctctcgctttctctctcgcttctctctcgctttctctctcgctttctctctcgctttctctctctctcgctttctctctctctctctctcgctttctctctcgcttctctctctctctcgctttctctctctctctcgctttctctctctctctcgcttctcctctctctctcgctttctctctctctcgctcgctcatcTTTCTCTCGTGCTctcatctttctttctctctcgctctctctcgctctctctctcgcactctctcatctttctctcgctctctctccgtctccacccccccaccccctcagtaTTCCTGAATTTCAAATATCAACGACCACGTAGCATCACTGCTGTGTACATGACATAGGTGTTCAGAGTTTACTTTGACGGTGGTcaaggaaggaagggagatgaAGAATAACCTGCCTGAAAGGATTCTGTTACACGTGAAGCTTCTGTATTAATACAGGAAGCAGTGATGTGGAGGACTTTTCTCCCTTCAGCTCCTTCTCCTCCCTTTACGCTGACTTGTCGTAATTGGTTATGATTCGACAAAGAAGATCTgcaggttattttttttaaatatatatttttaatgaatGTTCTTTCCTCGTCTCTCTGCTTCTAGAATCAGTTTTGATTcagtagatttaaaaaaaatgtttggttCAGCTGACTCAACATTCTTTAAGAATTTGCTTTAAAGGATGTGCCATACcaatgtctatatatatatatatatatatatatatatatatatatatatatatatatatatatatatatatatatatatatatattagattttttttctgttataCAACACGTCAGTTGGTCGTTTAATGTAATCAGAAATCAcgacttgccccccccccccctccaaaggaaaatggagtagagagagaagaggaggaatgaCATTGGAAGGAAGTAGACAAGCCTTCAACACCCCTACTAgctctcagcccccccccccctccttttcactctgtttCCTATTCAGGTCCAGACTCTCTGGATAAAAGAGGATAACTTACCCATTCTTTTGTGCACGGCGGAGGCTGCATTCAACTGTCCTTTCCACAGCGGACTCCCAAAGCAGCCAGACGCAACACGACTCCAAAGGGAGGATAGAAAAGCCCTTTTGAGTAGAAATCACAAAAGGACCCGGGCTCTTCTCTTCCTGAAGTGGTGAAGTGGCGGCGTTGCTCTTAAGCCCTCCCGATTGAAACAAAATCACAAATCCCATGTCGATGTTGTCGGTTTCTATTCGTTTATTCTTTCCTTGTGTCGTTTAATCCCACATTTATCCAACAAAAAAAGAAGGGTGCATTTTATTTTATCAatagtttatatatattttttaaggttGCTGATTTGTATCCAAAGCGCCCTGGCACTCGCTgctgttcaacccccccccccccaccccccctcccctgctTTTTGTTGGTTCCTTCGTCTTCCACTGCAATGATGTCAGCTCAATTGGTTAATTGAGGATCAAATGGTGCCCCTCTTGGTTGGGGGTGGGTCATTCCCTTCACCGTCCAGTCCCTAACTTGTTGATGGCAGGCAGGGAGCCGTTGGGTTAGTCGGTCCGTGGTGTGGTGGCAACACAGCCCACTGCAGCGATCAGAGTGTTGCTCTTCTCCTATAGGCTCTGGGCGTCCCGAGCAGCCAGCTAACGACGCAGGCAGGCAGTGGCAGAGAGAAACGACGAGCAGGAAAGCCAGGGATGTTATTCTGAAGCTTTCGTCGTTGGCAGCCACTCACCGCTACAGAGTGGTGGCAGCCTGGCGTCGATCATCagtgctgtttctctctctctctctcgcttgctcgctCACTCGCTTTTCTGCCTTGCACACTTGCGCACAGTGTTCGAGCctcattcctcctccctctccacggCTTTTTCCCCCTTCTTGTCTTCCCTCGTTTCCTCTGACCATCAGTATATTGATACCTCCAACGTGTTGCGGCAGCTTCCTGTTGGAACCAACCAGGACTAACTaaatctgaatgtgtgtgtgtgtgtgtgtgtgtgtgtactacacaCACTAGACATAAACTAAATAGAATTATTAAACAAATGGCTCTTATGAATCTCTGGACTcctggagaagggagggagagatggatggagggaggaagagaggtagggagggagatgGAAGATCAGTAGAAGTATGGTGCAAGGCTCCCTTGGTTGAACTGAGCAGGAGGTGGGTTATAGTCTGGATGGGTGTAATATATCATCCTCATCTACCCAGAGGGCACTGCTTTCATTTAGAGTAAGGCTTGCTGATGTATGGGCAGCCGCTCTGTACTTCAATTAGAAAGGTTTGGTGTTGGGCTGAGAAGTGGATTTTGATTTGTGCTTTGAAAAGGGGAGGCGGGTCCTGGCTCCAGTCGTGTTCTGACTCAGTTCAGCACTTTGGAAGGAGGGATCCGCGTTACCAGAGACctgttgtctctctttctctctctctcccccctcactctttctctcgctctcccccctcactctttctctctctctctctctcccccctcactctttctctccctccccctcactctttctctctctacctctctctctcccaccggcCAGCCAATCCCCCtctacccagccagccagccagcccacccCATTCCCCtctaccagccagccagcccacccCATTCCCCTCTACCCAGCCCAACCCCCATTCCCCTCTACCCAGCCAGTTGTATCTCCTGTCATGTCACCTGTCCGTAGCACCTAGGGCTGCTCGGTCGCTGAACCTAACTGGTCAGAGGAGTTAAGTGGAGTGATTTCCTAGTGGAGGACCTGACCATTTATCATGCGCTCGCTGAACACTGATTTCAGGGTCACTTTTCATTAGGAGCTTGTTAGCTAGCCTGATGATAATGATACTAATAGCATGGGCTCCTCCTAGCTAGATTTAATTGTTAGCATAACATTTGGCTGTCTAGCCTGTTTGCTAACGTCTTAATGTTAAGCATAACATTTGGCTCTCTAGCCTGTTTGCTAACGTCTTAATTGTTAGCATAACATTTGGCTGTCTAGCCTGTTTGCTAACGTCTTAATTGTTAGCATAACATTTGGCTGTCTAGCCTGTTTGCTAACGTCTTAATTGTTAGCATAACATTTGGATGTCTAGCCTGTTTGCTAACATCTTAATTGTTAGCATAACATTTGGCTGTCTAGCCTGTTTGCTAACATCTTAATTGTTAGCATAACATTTGGATGTCTAGCCTGTTTGCTAACGTCTTAATTGTTAGCATAGCATTGGAACGGTTTGCTTGGTTGTGATTGGTTGCAGCCAGCTCCAGTTCAGTTCCTCACTCAGTATTTTTTGAGCTGTATAATTAACAAGCTGCTGTCCTACGACCTCttctttcctgtagtccacgatcagctcctttttgTTTGCTCACACTGAGGAGCGTTTGTTGTCTTGGTACCAcactgccaagtctctgacctcctccctataggcagtgatcaggcctaccattgttgtgtcgtcaGAAAACACAATGATGGTGTAGTAGTCGTGCTTGgacagagtacaggaggggtctgagcacgcacccctgaggggcaccccatgttgaggatcagcatggcaggcatgttgttacctacctttaccacctgggggcagcccgtccaggatccagttgcagagggaggtgtttagtccctgggtccttagcttagtgatgggctttgaggcactatggtgttgagcgctgagctgtagtcaatgaacagcattctcacataggtgttccttttgtccaggtgggaaagggcagtgtgattgagattgcatcatctgatgttctgttggggcggtatgcaaattgtggTGGGTCTaggggtttctgggatgatggtgttgatgtgcaccatgaccagcctttcaaagcaagcACTACAGGGCGGTAATCATGTAGGcatgttaccttggtgttcttgggcgcaagggactatggtggtctgcttgaaacatgcaggAATTACAGACTCtcgggagaggttgaaaaatgtCAGTGAACACATGcgctgagtacatgtcctggtagtgaatgttgacctgttttaaaggtCATACTCACGTGGCTACAGAGAAGAGTGTTCACTTTGGTTGTGATGTCATCTAGCTGGTTGGTTGTGATGTCATCTAGCTGTGTGGTTGTACTGTCATCTAGCTGGTTGGTTGTGCTGTCATCTAGCTGGTTGGTTGTGCTGTCATCTAGCTGGTTGGTTGTGCTGTCATCTAGCTGGTTGGTTGTGCTGTCATCTAGCTGGTTGGTTGTGATGTCATCTAGCTGGTTGGTTGTGATGTCATCTAGCTGGTTGGTTGTGCTGTCATCGTCATCCTCTTTGACCGAGGTCCTCTccctctgcatcccaaatggccttTCCTTATTTACTGCACTGCTACCCTTATGGGCCCGGGTCTCAAGTAGTGCGCTacaatgggaatagggtgccatttgggatgtatcatTGTCCTTTTGAGATTACTAATTCGGTGTTAGAAAGGGGGGGACTAATTCGGTGTTAGAAAGGGGGGGACTAATTCGGTGTTAGAAAGGGGGGGACTAATTTGGTGTTAGAAAGGGGGGGACTAATTTGGTGTTAGAAAGGGGGGGACTAATTTGGTGTTAGAAAGGGGGGGACTAATTCGGTGTTAGAAAGGGGGGGGGACTAATTCGGTGTTAGAAAGGGGGGAACTATTCGGTGTTAGAAAGGGGGGAACTAATTCGGTGTTAGAAAGGGGGGGACTAATTCGGTTAGAAAGGGGGGAACTAATTCGATGTTAGAAAGGGGGGGAACTAATTCGGTGTTAGAAAGGGGGGGACTAATTCGGTGTTAGAAAGGGGGGACTAATTCGGTGTTAGAAAGGGGGGAACTAATTCGATGTTAGAAAGGGGGGGAACTAATTCGTGTTAGAAAGGGGGGACTAATTCGTGTTAGAAAGGGGGGGACTAATTCGGTGTTAGAAAGGGGGGGACTAATTCGGTGTTAGAAAGGGGGGACTAATTCGTGTTAGAAAGGGGGGGGACTAATTCGGTTTAGAAAGGGGGGGACTAATTCGGTGTTAGAANCCCAGCCCTAAAGGGATGTTTTCTCCTCATTGTTGTCCCAGCCCTAAGGTGATGACACTATTTGTCATGCTGCAAtctgtcccaaatgacacactatctgtcccaaatgacacactatcCTATATCCTATATagagcccatagggctctggtctaaactgGTGCACTGTGTAAGGGATAGGGTGCAGTTTTGGGAGGCACAACTGCTCCCCCCCACCACTCCTCTGTTTCTTAACCCCATAGAATAACATGTCCTGTTGGTCTTAGCCCCATAGAATAACATGACCTATCCTGTTGGTCTTAACCCCATAGAATAACATGGCCTGTAGATCTTAGCCCCATAGAATAACATGGCCTGTAGATCTTAGCCCCATAGAATAACATGACCTATCCTGTTGGTCTTAGCCCCATAGAATAACATGACCTATCCTGTTGGTCTTAGCCCCATAGAATAACATGGCCTGTAGATCTTAGCCCCATAGAATAACATGGCCTGTAGATCTTAGCCCCATAGAATAACATGGCCTGTCCTGTTGGTCTTAGCCCCATAGAATAACATGTCCTGTCCTGTTGGTCTTAGCCCCATAGAATAACATGTCCTGTAGATCTTAGCCCCATAGAATAACATGTCCTGTCCTGTTGGTCTTAGCCCCATAGAATAACATGTCCTGTCCTGTTGGTCTTAATCCCATAGAATAACATGTCCTTTTGGTCTTAACCCCATAGAATAACATGTCCTGTTGGTCTTAATCCCATAGAATATCATGACCTGCCTGGGGAAGAATGCTCATTATAAGCCAAGACATGACCACCTGGTTGCAAGTCTATCCTCGCTTACCCTCTacctaccacccccccccccccaccctctcctccctcctcctcattctcctttcctctctccctgccccctaCCTTCCAAACAGAGCACAGAAAGAcctggagatggagggggagagaggggtgctcctttcctctctccctgccccctaCCTTCCAAACAGAGCACAGAAAGACCtgcagatggaggaggagagaggggagctgcAGTGGCGGCTGCTTTGGTCTGATGCTAATACACATCCTCTCTGTGCTGCATACCAATGTGTCCTGAACCTgcctctcaccctcctctgctTTAGCCCTGAGCTCTCGGCCCTGAGCCCTCAGCACTCAGCCCTGAGCCCGCAGCCCTGAGCCCTGAGCCCTGAGCCCGCTCTGTTTGCTGATCACAGGAGCAGCATTAATCCTCAGGGAGACTCTCAAGAGTTTAACCCTCTCTTGTAAAACTCAATGTTTGTGTGCAGACACCCCTCTGTTTCTTTTTGTTTAGTAGTAGTACACCCCCAAACTATcctttctgcccccccccctcctgtcctTTGCCTGGCCCCCTCCTGTCCTTTGCCTggcccccccctctcctttctgcctgccccccctctcctttctgcctgcccccctctcctttctgcctttccctcttctcctttctgcctgtccccctcccctcctctctttctgcctttccctcttctcctttctgcctgtccccctcttctcctttctgcctgtccccctcctctcctttctgcctttccctcttctcctttcctttctgcctgtccccccccctcctctccttctgcctttccctcttctcctttctgcctgtccccctcccctcctctccttcctgcctttccctcttctcctttctgcctgtccccccctctctcctttctgccttccctcttctcctttctgcctgtccccctcccctcctctcctttctgcctttccctcttctcctttctgcctgtccccctcccctcctctcctttctgcctttccctcttctcctttctgcctgtccccctcccctcctctcctttctgcctgccccccctctcctttctgcctttccctcttctcctttctgcctgtccccctcccctcctctcctttctgcctttccctcttcttctttctgcctgtccccctcctctcctttctgcctGTCCCCCCCTCTTTCCAAGGAAGGGAAATGTCAGCCTGACAGTCTCTCACAAGAGCAGGATTGGTGGTATGTAGATAAATGCCCTAGTTGGCCGTGTTGAGTGAAGGATGATGTTTTTTGTACCGACTGTTTTTTTTGCGTGGCCGACTGactggcagcagcagtagcaagCTAAATCTTTGCTTGGATCACTGGTGTGGGGAGCAGAATATTACATTATTTTTTTGCCTGTTCTTAATTGGTTCAATGTTGACGCTGTCAGAGCGTGATTAGGGTCTGTGCTGTTCCATGGAGGCTTGGCTAGCTGGGAGCCTCTAATACGACTGgactcctcctgggacaatgtaTTTTCggcatgagagggagagagactgcagagcagAATGGGTTTTTCATTGTTCGTCATTAATCTCTCTCTGTACTAGCTTAGATATCTGATACTACCTCTCCAAAAACACTTCTACCGAGTGTGTCTGGCTCCTGGTGAACTATTGCAGTAGAAAAAGGTTACGCTGTGGCTACCAGTTTCTGTCAGCGAGCATGCTGGTATCTGTCCACACATCGTTACACTAATCTCTTTAATACTATAGTGTGGCTGATGACGGGGAAGTGTTTACATGGTCTGATACATCTCCACATGTCATAGATACTGTAGACGATTTGGCTAAGCAGGTACTGGGGCATGCTGGGACATTCCCACACGTACAGGGCTAAGCAGGTACTGGGGCATGCTGGGACATTCCCACACGTACAGGGCTAAGCAGGTACTGGGGCATGCTGGGACATTCCCACACGTACAGGGCTAAGCTTTTAGATGGCTTGGCAATGGACTTCATCGAATCAAATTAAGACAAAAAGGCTAATGAGTGTTCAAGGACCAGAATGGAAAGGTCCTGTTTGGATCCAGAGGGAGGAACATTTATGGAACCTCAATTGCAACAAAGTAATGTTTTAGATTCAATTTCCATTGGAGATTTAATTCAGATTGTGACATAAATAAACATTTATTCAATATTCATagtaaatttacaaaaaaaaaagaacaaatgtgacaacaaaaaaaatcatttAATTGAATAACCCTTTTATATACTCGCTACTGTACCAACAAGTGTTTGTGATGGTGACAGACTGTGGCTACTGcgcatctttaaaaaaaacacaaacatttcaTCATAATCGAATGTCCCCCTTGGA
Above is a genomic segment from Oncorhynchus kisutch isolate 150728-3 linkage group LG19, Okis_V2, whole genome shotgun sequence containing:
- the LOC116354945 gene encoding leucine-rich repeat transmembrane neuronal protein 2, with the protein product MGFHSRWPLVGPAPTALCLCVFSMLLCLPSPASCTTCPQKCRCEDQQFYCDTQGLEAPPDGVDRGALGLSLRHNSVAELSPDQFYGFSQLTWLHLDHNQITTVQEDAFQGLYKLKDLNLSSNRITTLPNTTFIHLINLQILDLSFNLMTALEPELFHGLRKLQILHLRSNSLRTTPVRAFWDCRSLEYLGLSNNRLRSLARNGFAGLIKLRELHLEHNQLTKINLAHFPRLVALQFLYLQWNKIFNLTCNMEWTWTTLEKMDLTGNEIRVLTPDVFETLPNLKILLLDNNKLGSLDPLVLDMWRSLGTVGLSSNLWECTKGICSLATWLSTFKGRWEHSILCHTPEYAQGEEILDAVYGFQLCLNFTAPPPVVLTTTTLSTITDSSTGTTAEVTSSLFGVMKQTPTQGYYGDLGRFTTVTTTTAAPRTALATTVEGGGGAVVGVPEDFSETDNTVLTQRVIIGTMVLLFTFFLIIFVVFISRKCCPPTMRRIRQCSAMQNRRQMRTQQRQQLADLATQVPYNEYEPSHEEGALVIINGYGQCKCQQLPYKECEV